AAAACGATCAAAAATTTACGTTCTTTTACCGAAGGGCATGTGTATGCTGTATGGGATTTTATGTCTTTATTAAAAGCTTTACAGATTAAATTGACCTGTACCACACTTCCATGGTTCGCCAGTGAACATCCTTCAACGCGCTATTTGATTAATGAAATTGTATTGGCAGAAGAGTCGGATGAATATATCGATGGACGCCGATTAAGCCATTTTGAGATGTATCTCGACGCAATGTCCGCTATGGGAGCCGACCTCCATCTGATCAATAAGTTTATTGCCAATGCCAAAAAATCGGATAATATATTCGATGCTATAGCATTGACAACATTGGATAAGCGAATCAAAGATTTTCTGAATTTTACATTTGAAGTGATTGCCGAAGGCAAAGTGCATAAAATTGCGGCGGCATTTACCTTTGGACGTGAAGACCTCATTCCCGGAATGTTTACCTCTATTTTAGAAGAAATTAAAGCGAATTTCCCTACAGCCAATTTAGACAGTTTTATTTATTATTTTCAACGCCATATTGATTTAGATGGCGACGAACATGGTCCATTGGCGATGCAGATGATAACAGATCTTGCGAAGGACGATGAGGTTAAATGGACGGAAATGAAGGAGATTAGTAAAGTTGCGCTGCAAAAAAGAATTCAACTGTGGAATGCAATTGAAGATTCCTTATATGGATAATACGTTAAGCAGATCTTTGAGAACGGCCTTTCAGATCATGATCTGAAAGGCCGTTCTATGTAGATTATAACAAGTCTTTATTTATCCGTTATCTTGTAAGATCGCGCACGAGCTGTTTATTGAAATCGCGTTCTTTCGAAAGCCAGTCGATTACTTCAAAAAGTCTGGCGATTGATAGGCTGGATTGGGATAGGTATAGAACCCTTCTCCGGTAGCGACGCCTAATTTGTTCTTGTCTATAAAATGTTCTTTGAGATAGGCTACAGTTTTGATCTTTATGGGATCATTGGTTGCCTCGGCACTCATTTTGTTAATATTATAGGCAGTTGTGATGCCAACGATATCGAGTATGCCAAAGGGGCCTGTTGGCGCTCCCGTGGCAACCATCCAAGTCTTGTCGATCGTTTGGGCATCGGCTACTTCGTTGACCAAAAGATCCGTTGCTGCCGATAGTAGCGGAACAAGTAAGGAGTTTACAATATAGCCAGGCTGCTCCTTATGCAGTGGCAGTGCAACCATCCCAATGGATTTTGAAAAGTTGACCACCTGCTCAAATACTGTTTTGTCTGTGCCTGGATGGCCCATAATTTCTGCTGTATTGTGCTTCCAGATCTCATTGGCAAAATGTAGGGCCAGGAACTTCTCCGGACGGCCAGTTTCTTGGGCAAACTGACTTGGTAGTAGGGTGGAAGAGTTTGTTGCAAAAATGGTTTTCTCCGGAGCGACTTTCGCTAACTCCTGATAGAAACCTATTTTAATGGCAGGGTTTTCGGGAACGGCTTCGATCAGAAAATCTGCGTTCGCTACTGCCGAAGCAAGGTTTGAATCGTAACTGAGCCTGTCAAAGGTTGAAGCCAGTTGTTCCTTACTCGCATGAAGATCTTTCTCGAATGCCTGCGCCATAAGATCAAATTTAGCTTTTGCTTTTTCAAGTACCTCATCGTTGATGTCATATACGGTGACATCATAGCCATGAAAAGCAGCTTGGAAAGCGATCTGATAACCTAAAACACCGCTTCCTGCAATCGTTATATTTTTAAAGTCCATCCTATTATTATTATTATTATTTAAATTCGTTTCTGTTATTTTCTGATTTTTATCCTTATCCTTTGATTCCCTTTAACCAATCTTTGAATTTGCTGATCTGCTCTGTGAGAAAGGATTCATGCTCTTCTTCGTCAGCGGAACCAAGCGGTAGGATATGTTCAAAATAAGTGCCTTTCAATAGTTTACGCAGTAAACCTTCTCCTATAAACGGTTTATCGTCATTTAACGTTTTGGCCGCCTTTAAGAGATGACGGATGTCGTATTGAAGGGGATTGATATCTGGAACCTGTTTATTTAAGTTTAAAAGTTCATATACGGCAATCCGTGCTGTACGTACTGAGCTTTCCATGGTAAAAACCACATCGTTATTAGTTTCGACAAACTGACCGACCAAGCCAAGATTTTTGCAGCCTTCAGGGACAACTCTTGGACGGTCACCCTTTGCTCTAGGCATAAACATAGACGTAATGTAGGGCATAAACGCCGTGCGCACAATGGTATTTGTGATAACATCGTCCAGTTGCTCAATAATGCCCAGATGGTAACATAACTCGGCTAGAATTTCATCTCCCGTACATTGGGGCATTGGCTTTTTAATGTAATTTCCTTCTTTATCCATAAATAAAGCATATACCCACAAGACAAGAACATCATCCGGTTGGCCAGGGAAGTGTGGCTGTCTATTACAGGTGAAACTCATCAGCCAATCGGAATCGGTAATGGTGATGATACCGCCAGTAACTGTTTTGCCGGAATAAGGGTCGTTGACGGAATATTCTTTTAGTTTTTCGACTAAAGCCGAAGGCTTACAAGTCAGCGTTGCAGACTCCCAGGCTGATTTTTCGATGTTACTACAGAACTTTTCGGGTCTACCAAATATGGTCGATTTGGCAGCAAGGTTTTTCCAGAGCTTCCAGCCTGCACTCTGACCGCTGCTGCTGTTGTCGATACCGATAATCGGCGCATTTTTGTTGTCCCCGTAGAAAGTATCTTCTGTCATTGATCCGGTCGTTACAATGACGAAGTCGTCTTTTCCGACCGGAATTT
The genomic region above belongs to Sphingobacterium zeae and contains:
- a CDS encoding 3-hydroxyacyl-CoA dehydrogenase encodes the protein MDFKNITIAGSGVLGYQIAFQAAFHGYDVTVYDINDEVLEKAKAKFDLMAQAFEKDLHASKEQLASTFDRLSYDSNLASAVANADFLIEAVPENPAIKIGFYQELAKVAPEKTIFATNSSTLLPSQFAQETGRPEKFLALHFANEIWKHNTAEIMGHPGTDKTVFEQVVNFSKSIGMVALPLHKEQPGYIVNSLLVPLLSAATDLLVNEVADAQTIDKTWMVATGAPTGPFGILDIVGITTAYNINKMSAEATNDPIKIKTVAYLKEHFIDKNKLGVATGEGFYTYPNPAYQSPDFLK
- a CDS encoding oleate hydratase is translated as MKEITSKFDKVLNTSAEYKNVDHEPDSSKEVQRNIPKKSMPFSDQIGNYQRNKGIPPKSYKDSKIYIVGSGIAGMSAAYYFIRDGHVPAENITFLEQLHVEGGSLDGAGNATDGYVIRGGREMDMTYENLWDMFQDIPALEMPAPYSVLDEYRLINDNDSNYSKARLIHKLGEIKDFSKFGLGKLDQLAIIRLLLKNKEELDDLTIEDYFSESFLSSNFWTFWRTMFAFENWHSLLELKLYMHRFLHAIDGLNDLSSLVFPKYNQYDTFVTPLRKVLQSKGVNIRFNVLVKDLDIQSNIDGKVVEALITEQDGKEVKIPVGKDDFVIVTTGSMTEDTFYGDNKNAPIIGIDNSSSGQSAGWKLWKNLAAKSTIFGRPEKFCSNIEKSAWESATLTCKPSALVEKLKEYSVNDPYSGKTVTGGIITITDSDWLMSFTCNRQPHFPGQPDDVLVLWVYALFMDKEGNYIKKPMPQCTGDEILAELCYHLGIIEQLDDVITNTIVRTAFMPYITSMFMPRAKGDRPRVVPEGCKNLGLVGQFVETNNDVVFTMESSVRTARIAVYELLNLNKQVPDINPLQYDIRHLLKAAKTLNDDKPFIGEGLLRKLLKGTYFEHILPLGSADEEEHESFLTEQISKFKDWLKGIKG
- a CDS encoding DUF3050 domain-containing protein; translation: MNRIAEINEYIAAEREVLLQHPLYRKVKTIKNLRSFTEGHVYAVWDFMSLLKALQIKLTCTTLPWFASEHPSTRYLINEIVLAEESDEYIDGRRLSHFEMYLDAMSAMGADLHLINKFIANAKKSDNIFDAIALTTLDKRIKDFLNFTFEVIAEGKVHKIAAAFTFGREDLIPGMFTSILEEIKANFPTANLDSFIYYFQRHIDLDGDEHGPLAMQMITDLAKDDEVKWTEMKEISKVALQKRIQLWNAIEDSLYG